In the genome of Candidatus Aegiribacteria sp., the window TCCCGCGATATACTTTGTAGATCTGGACGGTACTCTGCTGTCAACCTCATCCGAAAAGGTTTTTCTGAAGCATCTTGTCAGAAACGGAATACTCAGCCCACAGGCTTTCCTCGGATTTCTTCTCCGTTACTTTCTGCATCCTTTAAGGACGGTCAGGGAGGGAAAGGGATGGAACAGGAGTTACCTCAGGGGAATTCCTCCGGAAGAGGTCAGGCGCGAAGCGGTCATCTGTGCGAATAGTCTCCGAAACAGCAGAATACGAGACTGGACGTTGCAGTCAATACGCGAATTGAGCAAATCCGGATGCAGGATCGTTCTATTATCCGCCTCTCTTGAGTATATAGTAACGGCCATCGCGAAGATAATTCCGGTTGACGAAATTGTCGCCAGTACCCCTGAGATAGTAGAGAATCGATTCACTGGAGACTTGAGGAAAACGCGGCCCTGGGGAAGAAACAAAATTGAGCTTGCGATGAATATATGTGAACGCTGTAATACTGAACCCGCCAGGTGTGCGGCTGCCGGAGATTCCTGGGCTGACAGATTCATCATGAAGGAATCCGGCTGTTCCATTGCCGTATGTCCGGATAGAAGGCTGAAAAAACTTGCCATGCAGAAAAATTGGCGAATAGTTAAAGGCAGGCATACAAAATGGGCGTAAGGGCTCTTGGGGCGTTCTCGGGAGGGCTGGATGGAATACTTGCAGCTCTTATACTGAAATCCCAGGGAATAGAGGTAGAACTGGCTACATTCAGCAGCCCGTTCTTCGGGTCGGAACCTGGCAGAAACAGTGCTATTCAGCTGGGGGTTCCCTGGAGAGAAATCCAGTTTACAGATGAAATCGTGACCCTCCTGAAAAATCCCCCCAGCGGATTCGGGAAAAACCTTAACCCCTGTATAGACTGCCATGCGGGTATGTTCA includes:
- a CDS encoding HAD-IB family phosphatase, whose product is MNTVRLLDGSVPAIYFVDLDGTLLSTSSEKVFLKHLVRNGILSPQAFLGFLLRYFLHPLRTVREGKGWNRSYLRGIPPEEVRREAVICANSLRNSRIRDWTLQSIRELSKSGCRIVLLSASLEYIVTAIAKIIPVDEIVASTPEIVENRFTGDLRKTRPWGRNKIELAMNICERCNTEPARCAAAGDSWADRFIMKESGCSIAVCPDRRLKKLAMQKNWRIVKGRHTKWA